The following are from one region of the Phormidium sp. PBR-2020 genome:
- a CDS encoding heavy metal translocating P-type ATPase translates to METINLKLQGMSCASCANSIEKSLSRVSGVAACSVNFALSQATVEYQSDKTDLERLIAAVVDAGYQAQPITSPLEESDEEQAASQAEQRELTQKVIVGGVVSAIIVFGAIPMMTGLDIPGFPMWLHDPILQLVLSLPVFVWCGSKIFISAWKAFTRHTADMNTLVSVGTIAAYVYSLWTTFFPEFFEAQGLPVDYYYEIAVVIITLILLGRLLENRAKKQTSEAIRKLMGLQAKTARVIRNGQEEDIPVEAVEIGDVVVVRPGEKIPVDGEIVEGQSTIDESMVTGESIPVQKASGDEVIGATINKTGSFRFRAARVGKDTVLAQIVRLVQEAQGSKAPIQKIADRVTGWFVPVVIAIAILTFILWFNVTGNLTLATVTTVSVLIIACPCALGLATPTSIMVGTGLGAEHGILIKGADSLEIAHNIQAIVLDKTGTLTQGQPTVTDYVTVQGTERELDWLRLAAAVERQSEHPLAEAVVNYAEAQGIKQPLPSVTDFQAREGMGVEGTVEGRRVQIGTSRWMAELGLDTQALDDRRQQWQRQAKTTAWLAIDGSIEGLFGIADALKPSSVEAVKQLHRRGLEVVMLTGDNQQTAEAIAQEVGIDRIFAEVRPDQKCDRVKELQLEGKIVAMVGDGINDAPALAQANVGMAIGTGTDVAISASDITLISGDLRGIVLAIDLSRATMNNIRQNLFFAFAYNTLGIPLAAGVLYPLVGWLLNPVFAGAAMALSSVSVVTNALRLRKTKLVS, encoded by the coding sequence ATGGAAACCATCAATCTGAAACTCCAAGGGATGAGTTGTGCCTCCTGTGCCAACAGCATCGAGAAATCCTTATCCCGAGTCTCCGGGGTAGCAGCTTGTAGCGTCAACTTTGCCCTATCCCAAGCCACTGTTGAGTATCAAAGCGACAAAACCGACCTTGAGCGTCTGATTGCGGCCGTCGTTGATGCCGGTTATCAGGCTCAACCGATCACATCTCCCCTAGAAGAGAGCGACGAAGAACAAGCCGCCAGTCAAGCCGAACAACGAGAACTCACCCAAAAAGTCATCGTTGGCGGTGTCGTGAGTGCCATTATCGTCTTTGGGGCCATTCCCATGATGACCGGGTTAGACATTCCCGGCTTCCCCATGTGGCTACATGACCCCATCCTGCAACTGGTGTTAAGCCTACCGGTCTTTGTCTGGTGTGGGAGCAAAATCTTTATTAGTGCTTGGAAAGCCTTTACCCGCCATACAGCGGACATGAACACCTTAGTCAGCGTAGGAACCATTGCTGCCTACGTTTACTCCCTTTGGACGACCTTCTTTCCCGAATTTTTCGAGGCCCAGGGACTGCCCGTGGACTATTACTACGAAATTGCCGTCGTCATCATCACTCTGATTCTCTTGGGGAGATTGCTGGAGAACCGGGCCAAAAAACAAACCTCCGAGGCTATCCGTAAACTCATGGGATTGCAGGCCAAGACGGCCCGAGTGATTCGCAATGGCCAGGAAGAGGATATTCCCGTCGAAGCAGTGGAAATCGGTGATGTGGTGGTAGTTCGTCCCGGCGAGAAAATTCCCGTAGATGGAGAAATCGTCGAAGGACAATCCACCATTGACGAATCCATGGTTACCGGGGAGTCAATCCCGGTTCAGAAAGCCTCTGGCGACGAAGTGATTGGGGCGACGATCAATAAAACCGGGAGTTTTCGCTTCCGGGCGGCCCGTGTGGGTAAAGATACGGTTTTGGCTCAAATTGTGCGCCTCGTGCAAGAGGCCCAGGGAAGCAAAGCCCCGATTCAGAAGATTGCCGATCGCGTGACGGGTTGGTTTGTCCCGGTCGTGATTGCGATCGCCATTCTCACCTTTATCCTCTGGTTCAACGTCACCGGAAATCTCACCCTAGCCACTGTCACCACCGTCAGCGTCTTGATTATCGCCTGTCCCTGTGCCTTGGGACTGGCTACCCCCACCTCAATCATGGTCGGAACCGGACTGGGGGCAGAACATGGAATTTTAATCAAAGGGGCCGACAGTTTAGAGATTGCCCATAATATCCAAGCCATTGTCCTGGATAAAACCGGAACCCTGACCCAAGGACAGCCCACCGTGACCGATTATGTAACAGTTCAGGGAACCGAACGAGAACTGGACTGGTTACGATTGGCGGCAGCGGTGGAACGTCAATCGGAACATCCCCTGGCCGAAGCCGTGGTGAACTATGCCGAGGCCCAAGGGATTAAACAGCCGCTTCCCTCAGTGACAGACTTCCAGGCCCGTGAGGGAATGGGGGTTGAAGGAACCGTAGAAGGCCGGCGAGTGCAAATTGGGACCAGCCGCTGGATGGCGGAGTTAGGCTTAGATACTCAGGCCTTAGACGATCGCCGTCAGCAATGGCAACGACAGGCCAAAACCACCGCCTGGTTAGCCATTGACGGTTCCATTGAGGGCTTATTCGGCATTGCCGATGCCCTCAAACCTTCATCAGTGGAGGCAGTGAAGCAATTACATCGTCGAGGTTTAGAAGTGGTCATGCTCACCGGAGACAACCAGCAAACCGCCGAGGCGATCGCCCAAGAGGTAGGAATTGACCGTATTTTTGCCGAAGTGCGTCCGGATCAGAAGTGCGATCGCGTCAAAGAGTTGCAATTAGAAGGCAAAATTGTCGCGATGGTCGGCGATGGCATCAATGACGCTCCCGCTCTAGCTCAAGCCAATGTGGGCATGGCCATTGGAACCGGAACTGATGTAGCCATTTCCGCCAGTGACATCACGCTCATTTCGGGAGATTTACGAGGAATTGTTCTGGCCATCGACTTAAGCCGAGCCACCATGAACAATATCCGTCAAAATCTCTTCTTTGCCTTTGCCTATAACACCCTGGGGATTCCCTTAGCCGCAGGAGTTCTCTATCCCCTCGTCGGGTGGCTGCTCAATCCCGTCTTCGCCGGTGCAGCGATGGCATTGAGTTCCGTCTCCGTTGTGACTAATGCCTTGAGATTGCGTAAGACGAAACTGGTGAGTTAG
- a CDS encoding rhodanese-like domain-containing protein — MERDSVVLARLRELNPATLWGQQSQGEILLIDVREAWEHEQERIADSQLLPLSNFEIQNLPRDRPIVVYCRSGQRTLDAGQQLLEAGFEDVSHLKGGILRWRSQGYPTQGQDSQTSAPTKPISGGTNEMATSNTHMIRSDAIAGDSPWLIAQELAEADFGICDGPDETEDSEEDAASGGCAVPNPGEPLTESPAGETEASQPANPGGSQSLSWETVTTLPMAMVIPVAIAITVPAVWIIVKRRSNSHL, encoded by the coding sequence ATGGAGCGTGACTCTGTTGTATTGGCCCGTCTTCGGGAGCTAAACCCAGCGACGCTCTGGGGACAACAGTCTCAGGGCGAGATTCTGCTCATTGATGTTCGAGAAGCCTGGGAACATGAGCAAGAACGGATTGCCGACTCTCAACTCCTCCCGTTGTCGAACTTTGAGATTCAGAACTTACCCCGCGATCGCCCCATTGTTGTGTATTGTCGTTCTGGGCAACGAACCCTAGACGCAGGACAACAATTACTAGAGGCGGGGTTTGAGGATGTTAGCCATCTTAAGGGTGGGATTCTCCGCTGGCGTTCTCAAGGCTATCCGACTCAGGGTCAAGACTCCCAAACCTCTGCCCCGACTAAGCCAATTTCTGGAGGTACGAACGAGATGGCTACTAGCAATACACACATGATCCGCAGTGATGCGATCGCCGGAGATTCTCCATGGCTCATCGCTCAAGAGTTGGCGGAAGCCGATTTTGGGATTTGTGATGGGCCAGATGAAACAGAAGACAGCGAGGAGGATGCTGCATCGGGAGGCTGTGCTGTCCCCAATCCCGGCGAACCGTTGACCGAATCCCCCGCCGGTGAGACAGAAGCGTCACAGCCAGCTAATCCAGGTGGGTCACAATCGTTATCCTGGGAAACAGTTACAACCCTACCGATGGCTATGGTGATTCCTGTGGCGATCGCCATTACCGTCCCAGCGGTTTGGATTATTGTCAAACGACGCTCAAACAGCCATCTATAG
- a CDS encoding vitamin K epoxide reductase family protein: protein MRKRSQPWIQRKSRFIIAAISALGAVITAYLAITALTDVSAACPTEGCDKVLSSPYAVVFGLPLALFGFLAYVAMGVFAVAPWLINPETHKSQRRTVEDWTWRFLLMGSVAMGVFSLYLMYIMVFEIQAFCLYCVASAICALALLGLTLVGQDWDDIGQIFFTGIIVAFVTFVGSLAIYSPIHSPAAETETSSGYAITTTSTPDSIALAEHLSDSGAIMYGAFWCDFCLRQKQLFGREAAEKLNYIECDANGVNPDPAACQAAGIQSYPSWRIDGQVQAGMISLEELADLSGYTGSRDF, encoded by the coding sequence ATGCGCAAACGCTCTCAACCCTGGATTCAGCGAAAATCACGGTTTATCATTGCAGCCATCTCAGCCCTAGGAGCGGTTATCACGGCGTATCTAGCGATTACCGCTTTGACCGATGTTTCTGCCGCCTGTCCCACGGAAGGCTGCGATAAGGTCTTATCGAGTCCCTATGCGGTGGTCTTTGGTTTACCCCTGGCCCTGTTTGGTTTCTTGGCCTATGTAGCGATGGGGGTGTTTGCGGTGGCCCCTTGGCTGATTAACCCGGAGACCCATAAATCCCAGCGTCGAACCGTGGAGGATTGGACCTGGCGATTTCTGCTCATGGGGAGTGTCGCCATGGGGGTGTTCAGTCTCTATCTCATGTACATCATGGTATTTGAGATCCAGGCTTTTTGTCTGTACTGTGTGGCCTCCGCCATTTGTGCCCTGGCCTTGTTAGGACTGACCCTCGTGGGCCAAGATTGGGACGATATTGGGCAGATTTTCTTTACGGGGATTATTGTGGCCTTCGTGACCTTTGTCGGTTCTCTGGCCATCTATTCTCCCATCCATAGCCCCGCAGCGGAGACGGAAACCAGCAGCGGCTACGCCATTACCACCACCTCAACCCCCGATAGTATTGCTCTAGCGGAACATCTGAGTGACAGTGGTGCAATTATGTATGGGGCCTTTTGGTGTGATTTCTGTCTGCGACAAAAACAATTGTTTGGCCGAGAGGCGGCTGAGAAGCTGAACTATATCGAATGTGATGCGAACGGCGTCAATCCCGACCCCGCCGCCTGTCAAGCGGCTGGGATTCAGAGTTATCCCTCCTGGAGGATTGATGGACAAGTCCAGGCGGGGATGATTTCCTTAGAGGAGTTAGCGGATTTGTCGGGATATACCGGTTCTCGGGATTTTTAA
- the mazG gene encoding nucleoside triphosphate pyrophosphohydrolase, giving the protein MSDRPSNPSQALTALEQLIAVVAQLRDPDGGCPWDLEQTPESLIPYIIEEAYESVDAIRRGDSEHISEELGDLLLQVVLQAQIAQEAGDFSLAEVAQGITDKLIRRHPHVFADTEANTSEEVRQNWQAIKAAEKGDDETKLSSKLARYARTLPPLRASQKISKKAAEVGFEWEKVEDVWTKFDEELGEFKEAIAQESRQRQEEELGDLLFVLVNLARWYDLDPEAALQGTHDRFLARFTQVEAACDRPLSDYSVEELEALWQIAKQRLNS; this is encoded by the coding sequence ATGAGCGATCGCCCTTCCAATCCATCTCAAGCCCTCACCGCCCTTGAACAACTCATTGCTGTGGTTGCCCAGTTACGAGACCCCGATGGGGGCTGTCCCTGGGATTTAGAACAAACCCCCGAAAGCTTGATCCCCTATATCATCGAAGAAGCCTATGAGAGCGTCGATGCCATTCGTCGTGGTGATTCTGAGCATATTTCTGAGGAATTGGGAGACTTGTTACTCCAGGTGGTATTACAGGCCCAAATCGCTCAGGAAGCCGGGGATTTTTCCTTGGCGGAGGTGGCCCAGGGAATTACCGATAAATTGATTCGTCGCCATCCTCATGTCTTTGCTGACACTGAAGCCAATACCTCAGAGGAGGTTCGGCAGAATTGGCAGGCGATTAAAGCCGCAGAGAAGGGAGACGATGAAACAAAACTGAGTTCTAAATTAGCCCGCTATGCTCGGACGTTGCCTCCTCTCAGGGCCAGTCAGAAAATCTCGAAAAAAGCCGCAGAGGTGGGCTTTGAGTGGGAGAAGGTTGAGGATGTTTGGACTAAGTTTGATGAAGAACTCGGGGAGTTTAAGGAGGCGATCGCCCAGGAAAGTCGCCAACGCCAAGAGGAGGAACTCGGAGACTTACTCTTTGTCCTAGTGAACTTGGCCCGCTGGTATGACCTGGACCCGGAAGCGGCCCTTCAAGGGACTCATGATCGCTTCCTGGCCCGCTTTACCCAAGTTGAAGCCGCCTGCGATCGCCCCCTATCGGACTATAGCGTCGAGGAACTCGAAGCCCTCTGGCAAATCGCGAAACAACGGCTAAACTCGTGA
- a CDS encoding carotenoid oxygenase family protein: MSSKQAAWSNAVTQVGQEFDSTPLELLSGQVPATLQGTLYRNGPARLQRGDRHVGHWFDGDGAILAVEFGNGQAKGQYRFVQTAGYQAEAEAGTLLYGGYGTLAPDSLLTRWRKSPKNAANTSVLALPDRLLALWEGGKPHVLNPKTLDTLGLEDIDVPTYSAHPKWDHHSGEIFNFGIDYGPQNRLRLFVCDSQGSLKRQGYHPLEQMSLIHDFVLAGDYLVFFLPPLEVPLLRILFGLTTIKDGCRWVPRLGTQILIFDRHSLNLVSRSEAEPWFQWHYGNGYVNEAGHIVVDVVRYPDFATNQRLAEIATGYTDTPAEAHLDRLILDPKTGKILASESLCDRSCEFPSVAPDQLGRNASALYLSLHRPNVDTAQDLYGAIGRYDIQQGTLESFDFGEGRYPVEPIYAPNSEGSGWLLTVVYDSDGDRSEVWVFNAAHLDEPVCRLGLPKVIPIGFHGTFSNTLN; the protein is encoded by the coding sequence ATGAGTTCAAAACAAGCCGCTTGGTCAAATGCGGTGACCCAAGTTGGCCAGGAGTTTGATTCTACCCCCTTAGAATTACTATCCGGCCAAGTTCCCGCCACACTTCAGGGAACCTTGTATCGTAATGGTCCCGCGCGACTCCAGCGGGGCGATCGCCATGTTGGCCATTGGTTTGACGGCGACGGAGCCATTCTCGCCGTCGAGTTTGGCAATGGCCAGGCTAAAGGTCAATATCGATTCGTACAAACCGCCGGCTACCAAGCCGAAGCCGAAGCTGGAACCCTTCTCTATGGCGGCTATGGAACCCTCGCCCCGGACTCTCTCCTCACCCGTTGGCGGAAATCCCCCAAAAACGCCGCCAATACCTCCGTTTTAGCCCTACCCGATCGCCTCCTAGCCCTGTGGGAAGGTGGAAAACCCCATGTTCTCAATCCCAAAACCCTCGACACCCTGGGATTAGAAGACATCGACGTTCCCACCTACTCCGCTCATCCCAAATGGGATCATCACAGCGGCGAGATTTTCAACTTCGGCATCGACTATGGCCCGCAGAATCGCCTACGTCTGTTCGTCTGCGACAGCCAGGGAAGCCTAAAACGCCAGGGATACCATCCCCTAGAACAGATGTCCCTGATTCACGATTTCGTTCTCGCCGGAGACTATCTCGTCTTTTTCCTCCCTCCCCTAGAGGTTCCCCTGTTGCGGATTCTCTTCGGCCTAACCACCATTAAAGATGGCTGTCGCTGGGTTCCCCGTCTCGGAACCCAAATTCTAATTTTCGACCGTCACAGCCTCAATCTCGTCAGTCGTAGCGAAGCCGAACCCTGGTTTCAATGGCATTATGGCAACGGATATGTCAACGAAGCCGGTCATATCGTGGTGGATGTGGTGCGTTATCCCGACTTCGCCACCAACCAACGACTTGCCGAAATTGCCACCGGTTACACCGACACCCCCGCCGAAGCCCACCTCGATCGCCTCATTCTCGACCCCAAAACCGGTAAAATCTTAGCCAGTGAGTCCTTGTGCGATCGCTCCTGCGAATTTCCCAGCGTCGCCCCAGATCAGTTGGGCCGCAACGCCTCAGCCCTGTATCTGTCCCTACATCGCCCCAACGTTGACACCGCCCAAGACCTCTACGGGGCGATCGGGCGTTACGATATCCAGCAAGGAACCCTAGAGAGTTTCGACTTTGGCGAGGGCCGCTATCCCGTAGAACCCATCTACGCCCCCAACAGCGAAGGAAGCGGCTGGCTGCTGACGGTTGTGTATGATAGCGATGGCGATCGCTCGGAAGTCTGGGTATTCAACGCCGCCCACCTCGACGAACCCGTTTGTCGCCTAGGCTTACCCAAAGTCATCCCCATCGGCTTCCACGGAACCTTCAGCAATACGTTAAATTAA
- a CDS encoding DUF3285 domain-containing protein produces MTSPEPQPSFIKLAMRNMVRKGGKSLYHFFLTTFGLLALLVGLAYLTH; encoded by the coding sequence ATGACCTCCCCCGAACCCCAACCCAGCTTCATCAAACTCGCCATGCGGAATATGGTCCGCAAAGGTGGAAAATCTCTCTATCACTTCTTTCTAACCACCTTCGGACTTCTCGCCCTGCTGGTAGGACTCGCCTATCTAACCCACTAA
- the ybeY gene encoding rRNA maturation RNase YbeY, with amino-acid sequence MAILLDLSVQQPEELAQGDGQSFASEAMWCDRLQAWLEDLSPEEIPQGQHPPLGYELCLRFTDDSEICQLNRQYRHKDQPTDVLAFAAMECEIPQISAALPLSLGDIVISLDTAQRQAQRLGHSLDSELTWLAAHGFLHLLGWDHPDDESLAVMLQRQVQLLACVEIAVNLDLPLILSNTAP; translated from the coding sequence ATGGCCATTCTCCTTGACTTGAGCGTACAACAGCCCGAAGAACTGGCCCAAGGAGATGGCCAGTCCTTCGCCAGCGAAGCCATGTGGTGCGATCGCCTCCAAGCCTGGCTAGAAGACCTCTCCCCCGAGGAAATCCCCCAGGGACAGCATCCTCCCCTGGGATATGAACTCTGCTTGCGGTTCACCGATGACAGCGAAATTTGTCAGCTAAATCGTCAGTACCGACACAAAGACCAACCGACAGATGTGTTAGCGTTTGCAGCAATGGAGTGTGAAATACCGCAGATCAGTGCAGCCTTACCGCTATCTCTCGGGGATATCGTCATCTCCCTCGATACCGCTCAACGACAGGCGCAACGCCTCGGTCATTCATTAGACAGCGAGTTAACCTGGTTAGCGGCCCATGGTTTCCTGCATCTACTGGGATGGGATCACCCCGATGATGAGAGTTTAGCGGTGATGCTTCAGCGTCAGGTGCAGCTACTCGCTTGTGTCGAAATAGCTGTTAACCTTGATCTGCCTCTGATTCTCTCCAATACTGCTCCCTAG
- a CDS encoding diacylglycerol kinase family protein, which produces MSPGAPNPTPKNKAYDRQLSWQVAQSLWSSFRYATQGIRYAFVTQRNFRIHVLIGSIAIGLGLSLNLEAVKMAVIALTIGVVLALELINTAIESVVDLTVEQSYHDLAKIAKDCAAGAVLIGAIASLIVALSLLIPPLWTHLSSLVS; this is translated from the coding sequence ATGTCCCCCGGTGCGCCGAATCCGACTCCCAAGAATAAGGCTTATGACCGCCAGTTATCCTGGCAAGTCGCCCAGAGTCTCTGGTCTAGTTTCCGCTATGCGACTCAGGGGATTCGTTATGCCTTTGTTACCCAGCGTAACTTTCGCATCCATGTCCTGATTGGGTCGATCGCCATCGGCTTAGGACTCTCCCTCAATCTCGAAGCCGTGAAAATGGCCGTGATTGCCCTAACCATCGGTGTCGTGTTGGCCCTAGAACTGATTAACACCGCCATCGAGTCCGTCGTGGATCTGACCGTAGAACAGAGTTATCACGACTTAGCGAAAATCGCCAAAGACTGTGCCGCTGGGGCCGTCTTAATCGGGGCGATCGCCTCCCTCATTGTTGCCCTTTCCCTACTCATCCCCCCCCTCTGGACTCATCTGTCCTCCCTAGTCAGCTAA
- a CDS encoding aminodeoxychorismate/anthranilate synthase component II: protein MIIVIDNYDSFTYNLVQYLGELGQNQPVAAEIQVYRNDCISIEQIRQLNPDGLVISPGPGRPEDAGVSLAVIEELGPTLPILGVCLGHQSMGQVFGGQVVSAGELMHGKTSPIYHNNQGVFAGLENPFTATRYHSLVIDRATCPEVLEITAWVEDGTIMGVQHREYPHIQGVQFHPESILTGSGKALLHNFLMSLKQAATV, encoded by the coding sequence ATGATCATCGTCATCGACAATTACGACAGCTTCACCTACAACCTGGTTCAATATCTCGGAGAACTCGGGCAAAACCAACCCGTCGCCGCCGAGATTCAGGTCTATCGCAATGACTGCATCAGCATTGAGCAAATTCGTCAACTCAATCCCGATGGTTTAGTCATTTCCCCAGGGCCCGGTCGTCCCGAGGATGCTGGGGTGTCGTTGGCGGTGATTGAGGAGTTGGGGCCCACCTTGCCCATTTTGGGAGTCTGTCTGGGCCATCAGAGTATGGGACAGGTCTTTGGCGGTCAAGTGGTCTCGGCTGGGGAACTGATGCACGGGAAAACCTCCCCCATTTACCATAACAATCAGGGGGTGTTTGCCGGTTTAGAGAATCCCTTTACCGCAACCCGCTATCATAGTCTGGTCATTGATCGCGCCACTTGTCCCGAGGTCTTAGAGATTACTGCCTGGGTCGAAGATGGCACGATTATGGGCGTGCAACATCGTGAGTATCCCCATATTCAAGGGGTACAGTTTCATCCAGAGAGTATTTTGACCGGATCGGGGAAGGCGTTGTTGCATAATTTCTTGATGAGTCTCAAACAGGCCGCAACGGTCTAA
- a CDS encoding MBL fold metallo-hydrolase produces the protein MKRRQLIRYLQVGAIATTVTGLAGRGWAQSPTQGRLEIEFFGHTCFRFTGGGRRVLTNPFRPGGCTAGYPAPNVEDTDVVLVSSFLLDEGDVENVPENKLLFESGIFQLQGMRFEGIPIAHDRLNGRRFGTNMMWRWQQGGLNIVHLGGAAAPIGNEQRILLGRPDVALIPVGGGDKAYNPEEAKAAINRLNPRIIIPTHYRTAAADENACDIKPLDDFLNLMEGTPVRQHDSNRIVLTPNDLPQGDRLIQVLTSPLS, from the coding sequence ATGAAACGGCGACAACTGATTCGGTATTTGCAAGTGGGGGCGATCGCCACCACCGTCACAGGCTTAGCCGGGAGAGGATGGGCCCAATCCCCAACTCAAGGGCGATTGGAAATTGAATTTTTTGGTCACACCTGTTTCCGCTTTACCGGGGGAGGCCGGCGAGTTCTCACCAATCCCTTCCGCCCGGGAGGCTGTACAGCAGGTTATCCGGCCCCCAATGTTGAAGATACCGATGTAGTTCTCGTCAGCAGTTTTCTCCTCGATGAAGGGGATGTTGAGAATGTCCCGGAGAACAAATTGCTGTTTGAGTCGGGGATTTTCCAACTGCAAGGAATGCGGTTTGAGGGGATTCCCATCGCCCACGATCGCCTCAACGGACGGCGTTTTGGCACCAATATGATGTGGCGTTGGCAACAGGGAGGCCTCAATATCGTCCATCTCGGCGGGGCAGCGGCCCCCATTGGCAACGAACAGCGGATTCTCCTAGGCCGTCCTGATGTGGCCTTAATTCCCGTGGGAGGGGGCGACAAAGCCTATAACCCCGAAGAAGCCAAGGCGGCCATTAACCGTCTCAATCCCCGTATCATCATCCCCACCCATTACCGTACCGCCGCCGCCGATGAGAATGCCTGTGATATCAAACCCCTTGACGACTTCCTGAACCTGATGGAAGGAACCCCAGTCCGTCAACACGACAGTAATCGTATTGTTTTGACCCCCAACGATCTCCCCCAGGGCGATCGCCTCATCCAAGTCCTCACCTCTCCCTTGTCGTAA
- a CDS encoding aminopeptidase P N-terminal domain-containing protein — translation MSNLYAQRRQQLLSQLNQGTAIFRSAPMAVMHNDVEYTFRQDSDFFYLTGFNEPEAVAVLAPHHDEHQFILFVRPKDLEREIWSGYRTGVEAAQEKYGADVAYDIAELDEKLPEYLQGGDRIYYHLGRDETFNNRILRHWRKQLALYPKRGTGPIALEDPSPLLHPLRLVKTPEELQLMRKAADIAVEAHNLARNIARPGRYEYEVQAEMERLFTLNGGSPAYPSIVASGGNACILHYVENNRQMEEGDLLLIDAGCSYQYYNSDITRTFPISGKFSPEQKIIYEIVLEAQKQAIEKVRPGMAYNEHHDTAVRVIVEGLLDLGLLSGDPEELIEAQQYKPFYMHKTGHWLGLDVHDVGVYQQGEDNWHILQPGNVLTVEPGIYISPYIKPASREVDEVTIEQPPVDPKWHGIGVRIEDDVLVTESGCEILTAGVPKSVEAMER, via the coding sequence ATGTCCAATCTCTACGCCCAACGTCGCCAACAACTCCTGAGTCAACTGAATCAGGGAACCGCCATTTTCAGAAGTGCGCCGATGGCGGTGATGCACAATGACGTAGAATACACCTTCCGCCAAGATAGTGACTTTTTCTATCTCACCGGCTTTAACGAACCCGAAGCCGTGGCAGTCCTCGCCCCCCACCATGACGAACATCAGTTTATCCTCTTTGTCCGTCCCAAGGACTTAGAACGAGAAATTTGGTCAGGCTATCGGACTGGAGTTGAGGCGGCCCAGGAGAAGTATGGGGCTGATGTGGCCTATGACATCGCGGAATTGGACGAGAAGCTGCCCGAGTATTTGCAAGGGGGCGATCGCATCTACTACCACCTCGGACGAGACGAAACCTTCAACAATCGTATCCTCCGTCATTGGCGCAAACAACTAGCCCTCTACCCCAAACGAGGAACTGGCCCCATCGCCCTAGAAGACCCTAGCCCCCTCCTCCACCCACTGCGGCTGGTCAAAACCCCCGAAGAACTGCAACTGATGCGTAAAGCGGCTGACATCGCCGTCGAAGCCCATAACCTGGCCCGGAACATTGCCCGCCCTGGACGCTACGAATACGAAGTGCAAGCGGAGATGGAACGGCTGTTTACCCTCAACGGTGGCAGTCCCGCCTATCCCTCTATCGTTGCCTCCGGGGGCAACGCCTGTATCTTGCATTACGTCGAGAACAACCGTCAGATGGAAGAGGGTGATTTACTGCTCATTGACGCTGGCTGTTCCTATCAGTATTATAACTCAGATATTACTCGCACCTTTCCCATTTCCGGTAAATTTTCCCCAGAACAAAAAATTATTTATGAAATTGTCTTAGAAGCCCAAAAACAGGCAATTGAAAAAGTCCGTCCCGGCATGGCCTACAACGAACATCACGACACCGCCGTGCGCGTCATTGTCGAAGGCTTACTGGATTTAGGTCTACTCTCAGGAGACCCAGAAGAACTCATCGAAGCCCAACAATATAAACCCTTTTATATGCACAAAACCGGGCATTGGCTAGGCTTAGATGTCCATGATGTAGGGGTCTATCAACAGGGAGAGGACAACTGGCATATCCTCCAACCCGGCAATGTTCTCACCGTCGAACCGGGTATCTATATTTCCCCCTACATTAAACCCGCCAGCCGAGAAGTGGATGAGGTAACTATCGAACAGCCTCCCGTTGACCCCAAATGGCATGGAATTGGGGTACGAATTGAAGATGATGTCCTCGTCACTGAATCAGGGTGTGAGATTCTAACCGCAGGCGTTCCCAAATCTGTGGAAGCCATGGAACGATAA